AGCAGGAGAACGATCGCGGTGGCCCCGACCGCCGTCGTCACCAACGGCGCGAGCAGCGCGACCACGAGCGAGGCGGAGGTGGAGGTGTCGACGGCGGTCGCGAGGGCGGCGAGGGCTCCCAGCGCCAGCACCAGCCCGACCGCGACCTCGATCCGGGTCAGTCCGATCCAGCCGGCGACCGCTGCCAGCGCGACGAGAACGACTGCCATCCCCCCGAGAAGGACGGCCTTGTCGTTCTCGCCGAACTGGCGTACGGCGAAGTCCTTCAAGAACCCCGGCGTTCGTGCGACCACGGCGTTGCCGACCGCGATCACGGGGGAGGGTCCCCCGGTGAAGACCGCGGTCGCCGACCCCGCTGCTATGCCGGCGAGTCCTGCGAGGACTCCCGCACCTGCAGCGAGGGTTCGATGAGCAACCGTGGTTTCGACCATGCCCCTGATTCGGCACCAGCGGGGCGTCGGATGGGTGGATGACGGCAGAATGAGGACCAGACCCTCGGACCCATCCACCACGCCCGCAGCGTCGAATCACCCGTGACATCCCCCAGGAGCAGGAGCAGCGATGCCAGGTCCGGAGCGCGGTCGACGCATGGAGGCCCACGACGGCGGCCCGCCGATCGAGGACGCGCTCGAGCCGCTGATGGCTCGCGTCGCACGTGGTGACGAGCAGGCGTTCGGCGCGGTCTACGACGCGCTCGCCGGGACCGTCTTCGGCCTCGTACGCCGGGTCGTCCGCGACCCCGTCCGGGCCGAGGAGGTGACCCAGGAGGTGTTCCTCCAGGTCTGGCAGAAAGCCCCCCGCTTCGATGCGGCACGCGGCCGTCCCAAGACCTGGGTGCTCACGCTGGCGCACCGCCGCGCGGTCGACGCCGTACGCCACGACCAGGCGGCGGCGGACCGCGACCAGCGCTACGACTGGTCGGGAGGACCGGCGTACGACCAGGTCGCCGACGAGGTCACCGTGCGCCTCGAGCACCAGGCCGTACGACGCTGCCTCGAGACCTTGACCGAGCTCCAGCGGGAGGCGGTCGGCCTGGCCTACTACCAGGGACACACCTACGCCGAGACGGCGTCGATCCTCGGCGCGAACCCGGCAACGGTCAAGACACGACTTCGGGACGGTCTCATCCGTCTCCGCGACTGCCTGGGGGTGACGGCATGACCAGCGATCCGCACAACCTCTCGGGCGCGTACGCGCTCGACGCCCTCGACCCGACGGAGCGTGACGCGTACGAGGCTCACCTCGCCGAGTGCTCCGACTGCGCCGAGGAGGTCCATGGCTTCCGTGCGACGGCGGCCCGTCTCGGCGCCGCCGAGGAGGTGCTGGTGCCCGAGCACCTGCGTCGCGCGGTTCTCGACGCCGTCGCCCGCACCCCGCAGGAGCGTCCGGTCGTCGTCGACCTCGCCGGGCACCCGCGTGCTCGTCGGATGACGCGAGCGCTGCTGGTGGCTGCGGCCCTCGCGCTCATCGTGGGGTCTGCGGTGTTCGGCGTGACGCAGCGCGACCGGGCGGATGAGTCCGTAGCGCAGCAGGAGGCGATCGCCGCCGTCCTGGCCGCTCCCGACGCGGCGATGGTGTCGTCGCCGGTCGAGGGCGGCGGGACGGTCCGCGTCGTGCAGTCTGCCGATCTCGCCAAGGCCGTGATGGTCGTCTCGGACCTTCCCCGGCTGGACGAGGACGAGGACTACCAGATGTGGACCCAGAGCGACGGGACCATGCACAGTGCAGGCGTGCTGCCACGCGACGAGCAGGAGTCCCGCGCGGCGCACGTCATGGACGACGTCTCCGGAGTCACGGCGGTAGCGATCAGCATCGAGCCGGCCGGAGGGTCGGAGGAGCCGACGTCGGACCCGATCGTGCTGATCGAGACCGCCTGACTATCCGAGCCCAGCGCGCTCGGCGAGGCCTCGGACGTACGAGGCCTGCCCGAGATGCTGGATGCTGTCGTCGAGCATGCTGACGATCCGGACGGACGCCGTGACGGGCGGGTCCCAGCGCGTGTCGACGACGCGGGCGAGCTCGTCGACGTCGAGCCCGCGGACGTAGTCGCGGAGGCGGTCGGTCACGTCGTGGTGATAGCCGGCGAGGTGCGAGCCGCTGACGACCACCTCGCCGGCCTCGTCGGCGGACTGGCCGTAGCCGGTGGCCGAGACCGGGAAGGGAAGACCGAGCCGGTCGAACCACCCGCCTGCCGTCCAGGCCTGCGGTGCGCCGGTCAGGTCCGAGCCGTGGTCGTCGAGCACCCGAGCCTGGTGCCACAGCAACCAGCACACGGTGTTGGACTGCGGGTCCGGCCGATAGGTGCCGATCGGAGTCGGCAGGTCGTCCGTGAGGGTGTCGACCAGCTCGTCGATCCGGTCGACGTGGTCGAGCAGCAGGGAACGGAGGGCCTCGAGGGTGGGTTCGACACTCATGGCTGCCACGTTAAGGGTGGCGACCGACATCGCGGGGCTCGGTGCCGCTGGGAATAGCCCTCCCGTGCAGATAGTTGAAGGGTGTACTAGTTTGATCCAGTGATCGCAGACGCGGTCGGAGAGAAGGCAGAGATGCAGTTCGGGATCTTCACCGTCGGTGACGTCACGACCGACCCCACCACGGGTCGTACGCCGACGGAGCACGAGCGGATCAAGGCGACCGTCGAGATCGCCAAGAAGGCCGAAGAGGTGGGTCTGGACGTCTTCGCGACCGGCCAGCACCACAACCCGCCCTTCATCCCGTCCGCCCCCACCACCACGCTCGCCTACATCGCCGCCCAGACCGAGCGGATCATCCTCTCGACGTCGACGACGCTGATCACGACGACCGACCCGGTCCGGATCGCGGAGGACTACGCCACGCTGCAGCACCTGTCGGACGGTCGCAACGACCTCATGATGGGGCGCGGCAACACCGGCCCGGTCTACCCGTGGTTCGGTCGTGACATCCGGGACGGCATCGAGCTCGCGATCGAGAACTACCACCTCCTGCGGCGCCTGTGGACCGAGGACGTCGTCGACTGGGAGGGCAAGTTCCGTACGCCCCTCCAGGGCTTCACCTCCACCCCGCGGCCCCTGGACGGCGTCGCGCCGTTCGTCTGGCACGGATCGATCCGCAGCCCCGAGATCGCCGAGCAGGCCGCCTACTACGGTGACGGGTTCTTCTCGAACCACATCTTCTGGCCGGCCAGCCACACCGAGCGGATGATCGCCTTCTACCGCCAGCGCTTCGAGCACTACGGCCACGGCAGCGCCGACCAGGCCATCGTCGGCCTCGGCGGCCAGGTCTTCATGCGCAAGAACAGCCAGGACGCGGTCAACGAGTTCCGGCCGTACTTCGACAACGCACCGGTGTACGGGCACGGGCCCAGCCTCGAGGACTTCACCCGCGAGACCCCGCTCACCGTCGGCAGCCCTCAGCAGGTCATCGAGCGGACGCTCGGGTTCCGCGACTACGTCGGCGACTACCAGCGTCAGCTCTGGCTGATGGACCACGCCGGCCTGCCGCTGAAGACGGTGCTCGAGCAGCTCGACATCCTCGGCGAGGAGGTCGTGCCGGTCCTCCGCAAGGAGTTCGCCGCGCTCAAGCCGGACCACGTGCCCGACGCCCCGACCCACGCGTCCCTGGTCGCCGCCGCCGGCGGCGGGCACGACGCCACCGTCCACGCCCAGGGTGACGACGTCACCGGACGCTCGCCCGAGCAGACCATCGCCGAAGAGGTGTCCGCATGACCACCCGAAGGATCGCCGTCGTCAGTGCGGGTCTGAGCCAGCCGTCGTCCACCCGGCTGCTGGCCGACCGCCTGGCCCAGGCCGTCCGCGACGACCTGATGACCAGGGGTGTCGACGCCGAGGTGACGGTGCACGAGCTGCGTGAGCACGCGCACGAGATCACCGATGCGATGCTGACCGGGTTCGCCCCGGCCGGGCTCCAGTCGGTGGTCGACGACGTCGTCGCCGCCGATGGGCTGGTCGTCGTCACGCCGATCTTCACCGCGTCGTACTCGGGCCTGTTCAAGTCCTTCTTCGACGTGCTCGAGAAGGACGCTCTCGCCGGTAAGCCCGTGCTGGTCGCAGCGACGGCGGGCACCGCCCGTCACTCGCTCGCACTCGAGCACGCGCTGCGTCCGATGTTCGCCTACCTGCGTGCCGTAATCGTCCCGACGGCCGTGTTCGCGGCGTCGGAGGACTGGGGCGGTGTGGACGGCGTCAGCGGAGCGCTCCAGGCGCGAGTCAGGCGCGCGGGTGCCGAGCTCGCAGACCTGGTGGCGTCGCGGCAGTCGTCGGCCCCCGCCGACCCGTTCGCGCTGACCACGTCCTTCGAGGACATGCTCGCCGGACGGTGACACCGCGTGGCACCGAGACTCGGGCAGGTCGATGTGCTGTGATGCGGGCATGCGCAGGCCGGTGACGTTGTCCGACCGGGCGCGCGGGTACGGGCTGTGGCCGGGAGACGTCCTCGCCAGCCTGCCCGGCGCCCGGCTCGGTCACGTCTCGTTCCAGTCGGGCTCGGAGCCGGTCATGGTCGTGACGCTTCTCCTCCCGGCCGACATCTCGCCCGTCGCCGACGTCCCGGTGCGGGTCGTCCTGACCTTCGCCGACGCCCGCGTGCGCTCCTGGCGGCCGTCGTGGCGTGCGCGCCTGCGTCCTTCCCGGACCGAGCGGCCGCAGCTGGTGGAGATGAACCGTGGGCGCGCCGGCCGCTACCGCCTGCTGCACACCGCCGGGCGCATCGTGGTGAAGGGCCGCGAGCTGCTGGTCGACGTCGTCCCCGCGAACCATCTCGTGTCGGTGAGCGACGACGCCGTCGCCTCCTGACCGGGACGCCGGGTGCGCGTGGGCCGGACGATACGGTGGCTCGCGTGACCAGCGCCCGCGTACGCCCCCGAGTCGGAGTCGTCGTCCTCACCCAGGGCAAGCGTCCTGAGGACCTCACGGCTGCCATCGAGTCGGTCCTCGCGCAGGACGACGTCGACGTCGACGTCGTGTGCGTCGGCAACGGTTGGGCACCGACCGGGATCCCCGATGGTGCCGCCGCCGTCGCCCTGCCGGAGAACCTCGGCATCCCCGCCGGACGCAACGCCGGCGTGCCCCACGTCTCGGGCGACCTGCTCCTGTTCGTCGACGACGACGCGCGCCTCCCCGACGCGGACTTCCTGCGCCGCGCCGCCGAGCTCTTCGCCGCCGACCCGCGGCTCGGCGTCGTCCAGCCGAGGGTCGAGAGCCCGGGGGAGGACGCACCCACCCGGTGGATCCCGCGGATGCGCAAGGGCGATCCGAGGCGGTCGTCGCCCGCGTTCTCGCTGTGGGAAGGCGTCCTGGTCGTGCGCCGTGCCGCCTTCGAGGCGGCCGGAGGATGGGGCGACGAGTTCTTCTACGCCCACGAGGGCATCGAGCTCGCGTGGCGGGTGTGGGACGCCGGCTACGAGGTCTGGTACCGCGGTGACCTGCGGTGCGAGCATCCCGCGATCGATCCGGCGCGGCACGCCTACTACTTCCGGCTGAACGCCCGCAACCGGGTGTGGCTCGCGCGCAGGAACCTGCGGTGGCCCTTCAGCTGGGCGTACGTCGCCACCTGGACGGCCGTCGCCGTGGCGCGCGGTGTCCGGTCAGCAGACGGGCGCCGGTCCCTCCGACCTTGGTTCGCGGGGTGGCGCGAGGGGTGGCGTACGGATCCGGGACCGCGTCGGCCGATGCGGTGGCGCACGGTGCTCGCGATGACGCGCCGCGGGCGGCCACCTGTCGTCTGACAGGGTGGCTCGCGGTCAGACGACCGTACGGAGGCCGTCTTCCTCGTCGTCTTCCTCGTCGTCGTCGGACAGCAGGCCCAGCTTGCGCATGCGGCGCATCCGGCGCTCGTGGCGGCGACGGAGGGCGGCCTCGTCGCCGGAGTCGCTGAAGTACTGGTCGACGACGTCCTGGATCGGACCGTCGAGGATCAGCTGCCCCTCACGCAGGTAGAGGCCACGGCTGCAGAAGCGCGTCAGGTTGGCCTCGCTGTGCGACACCATGAACAGCGTGCGGCCGTTGGACAGCATCTCGTCGATCCGCTCGAAGCACTTCTCCCGGAACGCGCGGTCACCGACGGCGAGGACCTCGTCGACCAGCAGGATCGGCTCGTCCAGACGCGAGACCACGCTGAACGCCACGCGCACCTTCATGCCGGACGACAGGTGCTTGTAGGGCGTGTCGACGAAGTCCTCGATCTCGGCGAACTCGACGATCTCGTCGAAGGACGCGGCGATCTCCTTCTTGCTCATGCCGTGCAGCCCGGCGGCCAGGTAGATGTTGTCGCGGACCGTCAGGTCACCGACGAAGCCGCCGGTGATCTCGATGAGCGGCGCGACGCCACCGTTGACGACCACTCGGCCTTCGTCCGGGATCAGAACGCCGGCGATGGTCTTGAGCAGGGTCGACTTGCCCTGGCCGTTGCGGCCGACGACGCCGATCGCCTCTCCCGGCTGCACGTCGAACGAGATGTGGCGGAGGCCGAAGAACTCGCCGGCGCGAACGCCGGACTGGCCCTTGAAGATCAGGTCGCGGACACTGCGATGCCGGCGCGAGCGGTGGAACCGGACCGACACGTTCTGCACGGAGATGATGGGTTCGGTCATGTCAGAGCTCCTTGAGGACAGTGCGCTCGAGCCGAGCGAACAGCCACCAGCCGACGGCGAGGACCAGGAGCGACATCGCGGCCGCATAGCCGACGTGCCACCACTCGAGGTAGTGCGGATAGATCCCTGCCCGGAACAGCTGGAGGATGTCCGCGACCGGGTTCGCGACGTAGACCCACCGGAGGTCCTCGGGCAGCCGAGTGACGGAGTAGAGGACGGGGGAGGCGTAGAAGAAGAGCCTCAGGAAGATGGCGACGAGTCGCTGGAGGTCGGGCACGAGGACGGTGAGGACGCTCAGCCCCAGCCCGACGCCTGCCAGCAGAACAGCCATGATCAGCATGGCGAGGGGGAAGGTGATCAGCATGTTCCAGTGCAGCGGGGTCTGAGTCGCAAGGAGGAAGCCCGCGAGCACGGGAAGGGCGAGCAGGAACTCCACGCCGTTGGACGCCACGACCCGCAGGACCCAGATCTCGCGCGGCAGGTTGGTCGACCTCACCAGGCGCGACGAGCTCCTCAGCGCCTTGGAGGCCTGCGACACGGAGCTGTTGAACCACTGCCACGGGAGCATGCCAGCCAGCAGGAAGACGATGTAGGGGTCGTCTCCGGGGACGTCCCTGGGAAACAGCAGACTGAAAATCGCCCAGTAGACGAGGCTCATCAGCAGCGGGTCGAGCACCGTCCAGACGTATCCGAGGACGGAGTTGGCGTAACGGACCTTCAGATCCCGGCGGATGAGGAGAAGGAGGATCTTGCGTGCGCCCCAGATGGCACGAATTCGCGCCAAGGGCGAACGCGTGTAGCTCGAGTCGACCATCGGTCCCTTTCGTCCGGAATCCCGTCCCGCTCCGGGGACGGACCCCCGCTCAGCACGCCCACTGTACGCGCGCGATCAAGCAGATCCGCGAGCACCCTCAGGCTCGTGTCACGTCCGACAAGTTACCCTCTAGGTCGTGACTAGGATGCGAAACGTGGCCGTCGTGCTCGCCGGCGGTGTCGGGACCCGGGTGGGCCTCTCGATCCCGAAGCAGCTGATCAAGATCGCCGGGAAGCCGATCATCGAGCACACCATCGCAGTCATGCAGGCATCCCCTCTCATCGACGAGATCATCGTCTTGATGACGCCGGGTCACCTCGACCCCGTCCGTGCCATCGTCCGCACCGGCGGGTACGACAAGGTCACCCAGATCCTCGAGGGTGCCGACACCCGCAACGCGACCACCCAGCGCGCTCTCGCCGCTCTCGGCGACGAGGAGTGCAACGTCCTCCTCCACGACGCCGTCCGCCCGCTCCTGTCGCAGACGATCCTCGAGGACGTCGTGGCGGCGCTCGACGACTACGAGGCCGTCGACACGGTCATCCCGTCCGCCGACACCATCGTCCAGGTGCACGAGGACTCCGGCACGATCGCCGACGTCCTCCCTCGCCACCTGCTGCGGCGGGGGCAGACGCCGCAGGCGTTCCGCCTGTCGGTGATCCGCGCCGCGTACGCGGAGGCCGACAAGGACCCCGACTTCGTCGCGACCGACGACTGCACCGTGGTCCTGCGCTACAACCCGAGCGTGCCGATCACCGTCGTCGACGGTCACGAGCGCAACATGAAGGTCACGGAGCCGATCGACGTCTACATCGCCGACAAGCTCTTCCAGCTGGCGTCGGCCGAGCGTCCGGCCGCGCTGAGCGAGGCCGAGCAGGTCGCGGCGCTGGAGGGCAAGACCGTCGTGGTGTTCGGCGGGTCGTACGGGATCGGCGGCGACATCGCCGCCGTCGCCGAGCGGGCGGGAGCCAACGTGTTCTCGTTCTCGCGCTCGGCGACCGAGACCCACGTCGAGCGGCGCGGTGACATCCGCGCCGCGGCGGAGACGGTGCTCGCGAAGACCGGCCGCGTCGACTACGTGGTCAACACCGCCGGTGTCCTCCCGATCGCGCCGCTGTCGGAGACGAGCGAGGAGACCATCTACAACGCCACCGAGGTCAACTACCTCGGCCCGATCTTCATCGCCCAGGAGTTCTACCCGCACCTGGCCGAGACCTCCGGCTCGCTCCTCCTGTTCACCTCGTCGTCCTACACGCGCGGACGCTCGGGCTACTCGCTCTACTCGTCGGCGAAGGCAGCCGTCGTCAACCTGACCCAGGCGCTCGCCGACGAGTGGGCCGGGTCGGTCCGCGTCAACTGCGTGAACCCGGAGCGCACCGGGACCCCGATGCGTACGAAGGCTTTCGGCGACGAGCCGGCAGGCACGCTGCTCTCGTCCGACGAGGTCGCTCGGCAGTCCCTCGACGTGCTCCTCTCGTCCCAGACCGGCCACGTCGTCGACATCCGACGCGAGAGCGGTCCCGCGGCGATCACGAATGGCTGACCCGGGGCTGGCGCCGCCGGAGGCGGGACGCGTCACGGCGGCTCGCGGGGGCGATGCCGCGACGCAGATCGGGACGGCCGCCACGGTCGTCCTGGCCACGGCTGCGGCGCTGACGGGCGTGGTGGAGGCCGTCGTCGTGGCCGTGCTGCTCGTGGCGCTCGCCGCCCTCGCCGTGGACGCGTGGCGGTTCACGCGCAGGGACGACCTCCCGTTGACCGAGGATCTCGTCCTTCTCGGGCACGACGGCCCCGTCCGTGGCGGTGTCGGCGCGGCCGTGACCGTCTGCTTCGTGGCGTGGAGCGACTCGTCGGTGTGGCTCGCGTCGCTCGCCGCGCTGATCAGCATCGGCATCGTCGTCCTGGAGCCGGTGCTCGGCCAGGCCCGCCAGTACCGCGTCACCTTCGTCTCGAACGTCCCGGGCCTGTCCCAGGCGCCGAAGCAGATCGACCTCGAGGGTGCGGCCACGGGAGCCCACCTCGGCGCCCTCGCGTTCGGCGCGATCGCCGCCGGGCTCGGGCTCCCCGTCGCGTGGTGGGCGGCGGTGACGCTCGTGGCCGCGGTCCCCGACGTGATCATGGGCATCAACGCCGCCGTCAGGATGCGCGCCGGCCGAAGGATCGAGGCCGAGCTGGCCGGTGCTGTGACCCGGTACGCCCCCGAGGCGGTCGTCTACACCGCGTGGCCGGAGGACGGCACCCACCAGGTGACGATGTGGCTGCCGTACCTCCAACGGACCGAGCGCCGTCTGCTCATCGTGGCGCGGCACAACTTCCCGGCCGAGCTCCTCGCCGAGCACACCGATCTCCCGATCGTCGTCCGTCGGGGCTCGCGTGACCTCGACGACGTGGTCGTGCCCTCGCTCACGACGGCGTTCTACGTGAACGCGTCGTCCGGCAACAGCATCTTCGTCCGTCACAACCAGATCACCCACGTGTTCCTGGGCCACGGCGACTCGGACAAGCCCACCTCGTACAACCCGACGCACGCGATGTACGACCGCATCTTCGCGGCCGGCGAGGCGGCTGTCCGCCGGTACGCCGCGCACGGCGTCGCGATCCCACGCTCGACGTTCGACATCGTCGGCCGACCGCAGGTCGAGGGTGTCCACCGTGTCGACGGTCCCGTGCCGGCCGACCCGACAGTCCTGTACGCGCCGACCTGGCGCGGACACGTCGACGAGACCGCCTACCACTCGCTCCCGATCGGCGTCGCGATCGTCCGCGGGCTGTTGGCCCGCGGGGCGACCGTCGTCTTCCGGCCACATCCGTTCAGCTACCGCTTCGAGACCGACGCGGACACCATCCGTACGATCCACCAGCTGCTGCGTGAGGACGCCGACCGGACCGGGCGGCAGCACGTGTACGGCGAGCGGGCCGAGAAGGCGATGTCGATCTTCGACTGCATCAACGCCGCTGACGCGATGGTGTCGGACGTCTCGAGCGTCGTGGTCGACTGGCTGTTCTCGGGCAAGCCGTTCGCGATGACCGCCATGACGGAGACCGGCCCGGACTTCGTCGCGCACTACCCGATCGCCTCCGCCGCGTACGTGATCGAGGGCGACGCCGCCAACCTGGACGCTGCGCTCGACCCTCTGCTGGGCGCCGACCCGCTCGCGCTCGATCGTCGTGCCGTGCGCACCGACTACCTGGGCGACTTCGCGGCGGACGGCTACGCCGACGTGTTCGTCGACCGCGCCCGAGCGATCATCGACGCGCCGCGGGAGCATGCGGCGGACGAGTCGACGGCGGAGGCCGACACCGAGGACGGGGGCGGACGCCTCACGCTGGGCGCCATCCGGCGCGAGCTGGCCGTCGCCGCGCGCGACGTCGTGACGGGCGGCCTGGCGCTGCTCGTGTTCGTGGCGACGCTGGTCGGGTCCTCCGCCACGCTTCCCTTCGTCGTCACGCTCGTCGCGATGGCGCTGTTCGTCCCCCTGCACCGGCGCGCCCGTCCGGGCAATCCCCAGTACGCCCAGATCGCCGGCACGCTCCAGATCTCACGCATCCTCCTGCTGCTCGCCCTCGTGGTCGGGTGGTTCGACTGGCACGGGCCGTCGTGGGCGGTCGCCGCCGCCGTAGCCGCCGTCGCGGCAGCGACAGCAGCCGAGTCCACGGTGTTCGAGAACTGGGAGCGGGTCGGTCTCGAGGCCCGCAACCTGCCGACGTTGAGGGTCGAGGTCCGCGAGGTCGTCTCGCGAGGGACGGTCGGCGTGATCAACGTCCTCGCGGTCGTGGCGTTGTGGATCTGCGGTGCAGCCGGCTGGGCCGCTGTGCTCGTGGCCGTGGCGGCGGCGGTCGCCGCCACGACTCTCGTGTCGCTGGTGGTGGGCCTGACGCGCGTCCACCGCTGCGTCGACGCCGAGGACCGGCTGTACGCGACGCTGGAGGACCACGCGCCCGAGTTCGCGGTCTACTTCGGTTCGAACATCGGCGCGCCCTACCAGCTCGGCATGTGGATGCCGTACTTCGAGCGTCTCGGGCGGCCGTTCGTGGTGGTCACCCGCAACCTCACGATGTTCCGCACGATCGAGGGGATCACCTCGGCGCCGATCGTCCACCGACCGAGCATCCGGAGCCTGCAGGAGGTCGTCGTCCCGAGCATGCGGGCGGCGTTCTACGTCAACAACGCTCCCAACAACACGCACTTCATCGAGCGACGCCAGATGGTCCACGTCTGGCTGAACCACGGCGACTCGGAGAAGCCGGCCTGCTACAACCCGGTGCACGCGATCTACGACCGGATCTTCGCGGCCGGCCAGGCCGGTGTCGACCGGTACGCGCGCCACGGCGTCGACATCCCTCGGGAGAAGTTCGAGATCGTCGGCCGTCCGCAGGTCGAGGACATCGTCCCGGCGCGCGGGCCGATCGACTCGCTCGAGGACCGAACCGTCCTGTACGCACCGACCTGGCGCGGCCCGTACGCCGACTCCGAGGTCTACTCGCTGCCGCGCGGCGAGGAGATCGTCGCGGCGCTGCTGGCCCGAGGCGCCCGAGTGGTGTTCCGGTCGCACCCGTTCAACTACCGGTTCCCCGACGCCACCCGGACGATCGCGCGGATCGGTGCGCTGCTGGACGGCGACCGCGCCCGCACCGGCCGACAGCACGTGTGGGGCGACGCGGCAGAGGTCGCGATGTCCGTCGTGGACTGCTTCAACGCCTCCGACGCCATGGTCGCCGACGTGTCGGCCGTCGTGTCCGACTACCTCCAGTCGGGCAAGCCGTACGCGATGGTCTCGGTGGGACGCACGCCGGAGCAGCTGTGCGCGGAGGCGCCGGCCGCGCGGGCGGCGTACGTGGTCGAGGGCAACCTCGC
Above is a genomic segment from Mumia sp. Pv4-285 containing:
- the sigK gene encoding ECF RNA polymerase sigma factor SigK — its product is MPGPERGRRMEAHDGGPPIEDALEPLMARVARGDEQAFGAVYDALAGTVFGLVRRVVRDPVRAEEVTQEVFLQVWQKAPRFDAARGRPKTWVLTLAHRRAVDAVRHDQAAADRDQRYDWSGGPAYDQVADEVTVRLEHQAVRRCLETLTELQREAVGLAYYQGHTYAETASILGANPATVKTRLRDGLIRLRDCLGVTA
- a CDS encoding anti-sigma factor, whose translation is MTSDPHNLSGAYALDALDPTERDAYEAHLAECSDCAEEVHGFRATAARLGAAEEVLVPEHLRRAVLDAVARTPQERPVVVDLAGHPRARRMTRALLVAAALALIVGSAVFGVTQRDRADESVAQQEAIAAVLAAPDAAMVSSPVEGGGTVRVVQSADLAKAVMVVSDLPRLDEDEDYQMWTQSDGTMHSAGVLPRDEQESRAAHVMDDVSGVTAVAISIEPAGGSEEPTSDPIVLIETA
- a CDS encoding mycothiol transferase → MSVEPTLEALRSLLLDHVDRIDELVDTLTDDLPTPIGTYRPDPQSNTVCWLLWHQARVLDDHGSDLTGAPQAWTAGGWFDRLGLPFPVSATGYGQSADEAGEVVVSGSHLAGYHHDVTDRLRDYVRGLDVDELARVVDTRWDPPVTASVRIVSMLDDSIQHLGQASYVRGLAERAGLG
- a CDS encoding LLM class flavin-dependent oxidoreductase — protein: MQFGIFTVGDVTTDPTTGRTPTEHERIKATVEIAKKAEEVGLDVFATGQHHNPPFIPSAPTTTLAYIAAQTERIILSTSTTLITTTDPVRIAEDYATLQHLSDGRNDLMMGRGNTGPVYPWFGRDIRDGIELAIENYHLLRRLWTEDVVDWEGKFRTPLQGFTSTPRPLDGVAPFVWHGSIRSPEIAEQAAYYGDGFFSNHIFWPASHTERMIAFYRQRFEHYGHGSADQAIVGLGGQVFMRKNSQDAVNEFRPYFDNAPVYGHGPSLEDFTRETPLTVGSPQQVIERTLGFRDYVGDYQRQLWLMDHAGLPLKTVLEQLDILGEEVVPVLRKEFAALKPDHVPDAPTHASLVAAAGGGHDATVHAQGDDVTGRSPEQTIAEEVSA
- a CDS encoding FMN reductase, translating into MTTRRIAVVSAGLSQPSSTRLLADRLAQAVRDDLMTRGVDAEVTVHELREHAHEITDAMLTGFAPAGLQSVVDDVVAADGLVVVTPIFTASYSGLFKSFFDVLEKDALAGKPVLVAATAGTARHSLALEHALRPMFAYLRAVIVPTAVFAASEDWGGVDGVSGALQARVRRAGAELADLVASRQSSAPADPFALTTSFEDMLAGR
- a CDS encoding glycosyltransferase family 2 protein encodes the protein MTSARVRPRVGVVVLTQGKRPEDLTAAIESVLAQDDVDVDVVCVGNGWAPTGIPDGAAAVALPENLGIPAGRNAGVPHVSGDLLLFVDDDARLPDADFLRRAAELFAADPRLGVVQPRVESPGEDAPTRWIPRMRKGDPRRSSPAFSLWEGVLVVRRAAFEAAGGWGDEFFYAHEGIELAWRVWDAGYEVWYRGDLRCEHPAIDPARHAYYFRLNARNRVWLARRNLRWPFSWAYVATWTAVAVARGVRSADGRRSLRPWFAGWREGWRTDPGPRRPMRWRTVLAMTRRGRPPVV
- a CDS encoding ABC transporter ATP-binding protein; translated protein: MTEPIISVQNVSVRFHRSRRHRSVRDLIFKGQSGVRAGEFFGLRHISFDVQPGEAIGVVGRNGQGKSTLLKTIAGVLIPDEGRVVVNGGVAPLIEITGGFVGDLTVRDNIYLAAGLHGMSKKEIAASFDEIVEFAEIEDFVDTPYKHLSSGMKVRVAFSVVSRLDEPILLVDEVLAVGDRAFREKCFERIDEMLSNGRTLFMVSHSEANLTRFCSRGLYLREGQLILDGPIQDVVDQYFSDSGDEAALRRRHERRMRRMRKLGLLSDDDEEDDEEDGLRTVV
- a CDS encoding ABC transporter permease produces the protein MVDSSYTRSPLARIRAIWGARKILLLLIRRDLKVRYANSVLGYVWTVLDPLLMSLVYWAIFSLLFPRDVPGDDPYIVFLLAGMLPWQWFNSSVSQASKALRSSSRLVRSTNLPREIWVLRVVASNGVEFLLALPVLAGFLLATQTPLHWNMLITFPLAMLIMAVLLAGVGLGLSVLTVLVPDLQRLVAIFLRLFFYASPVLYSVTRLPEDLRWVYVANPVADILQLFRAGIYPHYLEWWHVGYAAAMSLLVLAVGWWLFARLERTVLKEL
- a CDS encoding SDR family NAD(P)-dependent oxidoreductase, which encodes MRNVAVVLAGGVGTRVGLSIPKQLIKIAGKPIIEHTIAVMQASPLIDEIIVLMTPGHLDPVRAIVRTGGYDKVTQILEGADTRNATTQRALAALGDEECNVLLHDAVRPLLSQTILEDVVAALDDYEAVDTVIPSADTIVQVHEDSGTIADVLPRHLLRRGQTPQAFRLSVIRAAYAEADKDPDFVATDDCTVVLRYNPSVPITVVDGHERNMKVTEPIDVYIADKLFQLASAERPAALSEAEQVAALEGKTVVVFGGSYGIGGDIAAVAERAGANVFSFSRSATETHVERRGDIRAAAETVLAKTGRVDYVVNTAGVLPIAPLSETSEETIYNATEVNYLGPIFIAQEFYPHLAETSGSLLLFTSSSYTRGRSGYSLYSSAKAAVVNLTQALADEWAGSVRVNCVNPERTGTPMRTKAFGDEPAGTLLSSDEVARQSLDVLLSSQTGHVVDIRRESGPAAITNG